The proteins below come from a single Epinephelus moara isolate mb chromosome 19, YSFRI_EMoa_1.0, whole genome shotgun sequence genomic window:
- the LOC126406336 gene encoding uncharacterized protein LOC126406336, whose translation MSEMQLLRLLVNERLAAAAEEIFGLVERTIEEYQDEAVRSNREVIQLRQQIEQLTVLKPEVVLFRADTQLASEKLPPSLQQYDNKMEETPSLNETEFQKHPQVKEEQVDQYISPDDEADTSEDADLCREINQLKQQIEQLTALKCEGTLFRADTRAVSEEIMPSQQPNQLPTVEEKETYDSQQVREEQVDQCISPDMEADTPNVTEVRYPTSEPTINCELLPSSMDVTVSLNKSVDNSWNQRGISPWPPQHHSVALFIGLEQPPRGERSCRFCGKHFTKDSYLIRHVDTSHNGHKAFKCLCRHESQRAQSL comes from the exons ATGTCGGAGATGCAACTGCTCAGACTGCTGGTCAACGAGCGACTGGCAGCGGCTGCCGAGGAAATCTTTGGACTCGTTGAGAGGACGATTGAGGAGTATCAGGATGAAGCTGTCCGCTCCAACAGAGAAGTCATCCAGCTGAGACAGCAGATCGAGCAGCTGACAGTTTTAAAACCTGAAGTAGTATTATTCAGAGCAG ACACTCAGCTGGCCTCTGAGAAACTGCCTCCTTCACTGCAGCAATATGACAACAAGATGGAAGAGACCCCCTCTCTGAATGAAACAGAGTTTCAAAAGCACCCACAGGTCAAAGAGGAGCAGGTGGATCAGTATATCAGTCCAGACGATGAGGCTGATACTTCTGAGGATGCTGACCTCTGTAGAGAAATCAACCAACTGAAACAGCAGATCGAGCAGCTGACTGCTTTAAAATGTGAAGGAACACTATTCAGAGCAG ACACCCGGGCAGTCTCTGAGGAGATCATGCCTTCACAGCAGCCAAACCAGCTTCCTACTGTGGAGGAAAAAGAGACTTATGATTCTCAGCAAGTCAGAGAGGAGCAGGTGGATCAGTGCATCAGTCCAGACATGGAGGCTGATACTCCCAATGTTACTGAAGTCAGATATCCTACATCAGAACCAACCATTAACTGTGAGCTGCTCCCGTCTTCCATGGATGTAACTGTGAGCTTAAACAAAAGCGTAGACAACAGCTGGAACCAAAGAGGAATTTCACCATGGCCTCCTCAGCATCACAGTGTTGCACTTTTCATTGGACTGGAGCAGCCTCCAAGAGGAGAAAGATCTTGCCGTTTTTGTGGCAAACATTTCACGAAGGACTCTTATCTTATAAGGCATGTAGACACGAGTCACAACGGGCACAAAGCCTTTAAATGCCTATGTAGACACGAGTCACAACGGGCACAAAGCCTTTAA
- the LOC126406505 gene encoding zinc finger protein 239-like, translating to MSGTKLLRLLVNERLAAAAEEIFGLVERTIADYQDEAVRFKREVIQLRQQIEQLTVLKPEVMLFRADTQSASEKILPSQQPDQLPNVEESNTHDDSQQVKQEQVDQCISQDMEADTCNDSEVIYPISEPSTNCELLPSSTAVTVSGNESIDDKWNEKDDSWSPCQNQQVHHHITPDLTDDSSDDVKVRITKSETAAQSDCHLTSPVSSITVTFTDDEWNGSDIALTEQQREQKTCRFCGKFFNRDSDLIRHVENIHMSTRAFQCSECDKEFACRSHLDAHVRIHTGEKPHKCSFCSKSFTQRSNLNVHVRLHTGEKPYFCKACGKKVAYSSHLKTCGMKELRGKDSFCCLVCGEEFHTASKLWVHKRIHEAGKPHTVFSPLD from the exons ATGTCGGGGACAAAGCTGCTCAGACTGCTGGTCAACGAGCGACTGGCAGCGGCTGCCGAGGAAATCTTTGGACTCGTTGAGAGGACGATAGCGGACTATCAGGATGAAGCTGTCCGCTTCAAGAGAGAAGTCATCCAGCTGAGACAGCAGATCGAGCAGCTGACCGTTTTAAAACCTGAAGTTATGTTATTCAGAGCAG ACACTCAGTCAGCCTCAGAGAAGATTTTGCCTTCACAACAGCCAGACCAGCTTCCCAATGTGGAGGAGAGCAACACCCATGATGACTCCCAGCAGGTCAAACAGGAGCAGGTGGATCAGTGCATCAGTCAAGACATGGAGGCTGATACTTGCAACGATTCTGAAGTCATATATCCCATATCAGAACCAAGCACTAACTGTGAGCTGCTCCCGTCTTCCACGGCTGTGACTGTGAGTGGAAATGAAAGCATAGATGACAAATGGAATGAAAAAGATGATTCGTGGTCGCCTTGTCAGAATCAGCAGGTGCATCATCACATCACCCCAGACTTGACGGATGATTCCTCTGACGATGTAAAAGTCAGAATTACGAAATCAGAAACAGCTGCTCAGTCTGATTGCCACCTGACCTCACCTGTCAGCAGTATAACGGTGACATTTACTGATGATGAATGGAATGGAAGTGACATTGCCTTAACGGAGCAGCAGCGGGAGCAAAAGACTTGTCGTTTCTGTGGCAAGTTTTTTAACAGGGACTCTGATCTGATCAGACACGTTGAAAATATTCACATGAGTACGAGGGCCTTTCAGTGCTCTGAATGTGACAAAGAGTTTGCTTGTAGGAGCCATCTGGATGCGCATGTAAGAATTCACACAGGTGAAAAGCCACACAAGTGTTCTTTCTGTAGTAAATCTTTCACTCAAAGGTCAAATCTCAACGTCCACGTTCGGCTGCACACTGGTGAAAAGCCGTATTTTTGCAAAGCGTGCGGCAAAAAGGTTGCCTATAGCTCTCACCTCAAAACGTGCGGTATGAAGGAGCTCAGAGGGAAGGACTCGTTTTGCTGTTTGGTTTGTGGTGAAGAGTTTCACACTGCTTCAAAACTGTGGGTCCACAAGAGGATCCATGAAGCCGGGAAACCCCACACTGTTTTCTCGCCTTTGGACTGA
- the LOC126406498 gene encoding aftiphilin-like isoform X1, whose protein sequence is MEPDIMPLHSSTPPPLDDDGDGEAGSEEDEFGDFGGFSVGVSRSSPGFTDSLSSLRQPFPTTKPATHQPNCSFNHPVEQSQPTPTMDSGSGLGQIYVEGQDCIAESGVHLTNGYSERGHYSGTYIASAAGVCSPREETGFADFTVFTEQAAHPWCCGFSPMSSKELWDGRGEETHSASSMGEQICDQGQEVVMDAEPRSQCACKAKENVCTKVKHCEDRDAALVPPSQDHHQPQEAAAALGFPSEEPPTGEEKTSRSIRRHSWRQEDEESGEDRDDQDISTVPQTFSVYESASEDLASFCDDLSFEGCSADLEPNVSSLASHWDQTDWDQTDDDEEEELGNDRHSDCFVNNSLANLRPSTAEKGFHYCDQSATQETSATSNQPQPGTHSQDNFADFTDCSFEHHRDQGHVQKADAVVQSLGNLPPSDSFADFCSAPTQEDGEGLWAEFKDPRVQEEGKTWTQFREPVSSLQTDGDTEEEQDRAGQCGVSRRNSCQLSLSCRVQQLLLASFPEVEIPTVECEEDVLSLTALLHTQHLPESEEEETPEPCSRSQWIRRGVWWPHRDIHDAVGLQFQWGGSHTNRTLLGCLGVEMKNIVFIGTKKQAVAVPAFASSLGMLEPTKDSVSAVCSPGHTAVTTQAPPGPRDTPDPSADSLQEALPSSQLDWSSRGLSSSQDGCSALNLDYFGPEEESRSYSSSGSSRSNSPPPGVDRDLYELTISKLETSTNSSHTEDVLNRLMSTAEKTSTSVRKPQQDEELSAEADRVISALPNLSFMQAKALMFPSILLPKQCCSPELR, encoded by the exons ATGGAGCCAGACATCATGCCCTTGCACTCCTCCACCCCCCCTCCACTGGATGATGACGGCGACGGAGAGGCGGGATCAGAGGAGGACGAGTTTGGGGACTTTGGTGGATTCTCCGTCGGAGTGTCCCGCTCGTCTCCTGGCTTTACTGATTCACTATCCAGCCTCAGACAGCCTTTTCCCACCACAAAACCAGCCACCCATCAACCCAATTGTAGCTTTAATCACCCAGTTGAACAATCCCAACCCACACCCACTATGGACTCGGGGTCTGGCCTCGGCCAGATTTACGTGGAAGGGCAGGATTGTATCGCTGAATCAGGTGTGCACCTCACAAATGGGTACTCTGAAAGAGGCCACTACTCTGGGACCTACATAGCCTCTGCAGCGGGTGTATGCTCTCCCAGGGAAGAAACAGGGTTTGCTGATTTCACTGTGTTTACAGAGCAGGCAGCACATCCCTGGTGCTGTGGCTTCTCTCCCATGAGCAGCAAAGAGCTGTGGGATGGCAGAGGGGAAGAGACACACTCTGCCAGCAGCATGGGTGAACAAATCTGTGATCAAGGACAGGAGGTTGTTATGGACGCTGAGCCCAGATCTCAATGTGCATGTAAGGCAAAGGAAAATGTTTGCACTAAGGTCAAGCACTGTGAGGACAGAGATGCAGCACTCGTGCCACCATCTCAGGACCACCATCAGCCTCAGGAAGCTGCAGCTGCTTTGGGTTTTCCATCTGAAGAGCCTCCTACTGGGGAGGAGAAGACTAGTCGGAGCATAAGGAGGCATAGTTGGAGGCAGGAGGATGAGGAGTCAGGCGAAGACAGAGACGATCAAGACATTTCTACTGTCCCTCAAACTTTCAGTGTGTATGAGTCTGCATCAGAGGACCTGGCATCCTTCTGTGATGATCTGTCATTTGAGGGTTGCTCTGCGGATTTGGAACCAAATGTTTCATCTCTTGCTTCACATTGGGATCAGACTGACTGGGACCagactgatgatgatgaggaggaagagctgGGAAATGACAGGCATTCTGACTGTTTTGTCAACAACAGCTTGGCAAACCTCAGACCGTCTACGGCAGAGAAGGGTTTTCATTATTGCGACCAATCTGCGACTCAGGAAACTTCTGCTACCTCCAACCAGCCACAACCTGGAACACATTCACAAGACAATTTTGCAGACTTCACAGACTGCAGTTTCGAGCATCACAGGGACCAAGGACACGTCCAAAAAGCTGATGCAGTGGTGCAGAGTTTAGGAAACCTCCCACCAAGTGACAGCTTTGCTGATTTCTGCTCAGCGCCCACGCAGGAAGACGGAGAGGGGTTGTGGGCGGAGTTCAAGGACCCAAGGGTTCAGGAGGAGGGGAAAACTTGGACGCAGTTCAGAGAGCCAGTCAGCAGCCTGCAGACTGATGGGGAcactgaggaggagcaggacaGGGCAGGGCAATGTGGGGTTTCCAGGAGGAACAGCTGTCAG CTGTCACTGTCCTGCCGTGTCCAGCAGCTTCTCCTGGCCAGTTTTCCAGAGGTAGAGATCCCAACTGTGGAATGTGAGGAGGACGTGCTCAGCCTCACTGCTCTACTTCACACTCAACACCTCCctgagagtgaggaggaggagacaccTGAACCCTGTTCCAGATCTCAGTG GATTCGGCGGGGGGTGTGGTGGCCACACCGGGACATCCATGACGCAGTTGGTCTCCAGTTTCAGTGGGGAGGTTCCCACACTAACAGGACTCTGCTCGGGTGCCTTGGTGTGGAGATGAAGAATATT GTGTTCATTGGTACGAAGAAGCAGGCGGTGGCTGTGCCTGCTTTTGCATCCAGCCTG GGAATGCTCGAGCCCACCAAAGACTCTGTGTCAGCTGTCTGTTCTCCAGGACACACAGCGGTCACCACACAAGCACCTCCAGGGCCCCGGGACACACCAGACCCCTCAGCAGATTCACTACAG GAGGCGCTTCCTTCCAGCCAGCTGGACTGGAGCAGCCGTGGCCTTAGCAGCTCTCAGGACG GCTGCTCTGCTCTCAACCTGGATTATTTTGGTCCTGAGGAGGAGAGCAGATCctacagcagcagcggcagcagccgTAGCAACAGCCCTCCTCCAG GAGTTGACCGTGACCTGTATGAGTTGACCATCAGCAAACTGGAAACCAGCACTAACAGTAGCCACACGGAGGACGTTTTGAATCGCCTGATGTCCACAGCAGAGAAAACCAGCACTTCAGTCAG GAAACCTCAGCAGGATGAGGAGCTGAGTGCAGAGGCTGACAGGGTGATCTCTGCACTCCCTAACCTGTCTTTCATGCAGGCCAAGGCCCTCATGTTCCCGAGCATCCTCCTACCCAAACAATGCTGTTCCCCAGAATTACGGTGA
- the LOC126406498 gene encoding aftiphilin-like isoform X2: MEPDIMPLHSSTPPPLDDDGDGEAGSEEDEFGDFGGFSVGVSRSSPGFTDSLSSLRQPFPTTKPATHQPNCSFNHPVEQSQPTPTMDSGSGLGQIYVEGQDCIAESGVHLTNGYSERGHYSGTYIASAAGVCSPREETGFADFTVFTEQAAHPWCCGFSPMSSKELWDGRGEETHSASSMGEQICDQGQEVVMDAEPRSQCACKAKENVCTKVKHCEDRDAALVPPSQDHHQPQEAAAALGFPSEEPPTGEEKTSRSIRRHSWRQEDEESGEDRDDQDISTVPQTFSVYESASEDLASFCDDLSFEGCSADLEPNVSSLASHWDQTDWDQTDDDEEEELGNDRHSDCFVNNSLANLRPSTAEKGFHYCDQSATQETSATSNQPQPGTHSQDNFADFTDCSFEHHRDQGHVQKADAVVQSLGNLPPSDSFADFCSAPTQEDGEGLWAEFKDPRVQEEGKTWTQFREPVSSLQTDGDTEEEQDRAGQCGVSRRNSCQLSLSCRVQQLLLASFPEVEIPTVECEEDVLSLTALLHTQHLPESEEEETPEPCSRSQWIRRGVWWPHRDIHDAVGLQFQWGGSHTNRTLLGCLGVEMKNIVFIGTKKQAVAVPAFASSLGMLEPTKDSVSAVCSPGHTAVTTQAPPGPRDTPDPSADSLQEALPSSQLDWSSRGLSSSQDGVDRDLYELTISKLETSTNSSHTEDVLNRLMSTAEKTSTSVRKPQQDEELSAEADRVISALPNLSFMQAKALMFPSILLPKQCCSPELR, from the exons ATGGAGCCAGACATCATGCCCTTGCACTCCTCCACCCCCCCTCCACTGGATGATGACGGCGACGGAGAGGCGGGATCAGAGGAGGACGAGTTTGGGGACTTTGGTGGATTCTCCGTCGGAGTGTCCCGCTCGTCTCCTGGCTTTACTGATTCACTATCCAGCCTCAGACAGCCTTTTCCCACCACAAAACCAGCCACCCATCAACCCAATTGTAGCTTTAATCACCCAGTTGAACAATCCCAACCCACACCCACTATGGACTCGGGGTCTGGCCTCGGCCAGATTTACGTGGAAGGGCAGGATTGTATCGCTGAATCAGGTGTGCACCTCACAAATGGGTACTCTGAAAGAGGCCACTACTCTGGGACCTACATAGCCTCTGCAGCGGGTGTATGCTCTCCCAGGGAAGAAACAGGGTTTGCTGATTTCACTGTGTTTACAGAGCAGGCAGCACATCCCTGGTGCTGTGGCTTCTCTCCCATGAGCAGCAAAGAGCTGTGGGATGGCAGAGGGGAAGAGACACACTCTGCCAGCAGCATGGGTGAACAAATCTGTGATCAAGGACAGGAGGTTGTTATGGACGCTGAGCCCAGATCTCAATGTGCATGTAAGGCAAAGGAAAATGTTTGCACTAAGGTCAAGCACTGTGAGGACAGAGATGCAGCACTCGTGCCACCATCTCAGGACCACCATCAGCCTCAGGAAGCTGCAGCTGCTTTGGGTTTTCCATCTGAAGAGCCTCCTACTGGGGAGGAGAAGACTAGTCGGAGCATAAGGAGGCATAGTTGGAGGCAGGAGGATGAGGAGTCAGGCGAAGACAGAGACGATCAAGACATTTCTACTGTCCCTCAAACTTTCAGTGTGTATGAGTCTGCATCAGAGGACCTGGCATCCTTCTGTGATGATCTGTCATTTGAGGGTTGCTCTGCGGATTTGGAACCAAATGTTTCATCTCTTGCTTCACATTGGGATCAGACTGACTGGGACCagactgatgatgatgaggaggaagagctgGGAAATGACAGGCATTCTGACTGTTTTGTCAACAACAGCTTGGCAAACCTCAGACCGTCTACGGCAGAGAAGGGTTTTCATTATTGCGACCAATCTGCGACTCAGGAAACTTCTGCTACCTCCAACCAGCCACAACCTGGAACACATTCACAAGACAATTTTGCAGACTTCACAGACTGCAGTTTCGAGCATCACAGGGACCAAGGACACGTCCAAAAAGCTGATGCAGTGGTGCAGAGTTTAGGAAACCTCCCACCAAGTGACAGCTTTGCTGATTTCTGCTCAGCGCCCACGCAGGAAGACGGAGAGGGGTTGTGGGCGGAGTTCAAGGACCCAAGGGTTCAGGAGGAGGGGAAAACTTGGACGCAGTTCAGAGAGCCAGTCAGCAGCCTGCAGACTGATGGGGAcactgaggaggagcaggacaGGGCAGGGCAATGTGGGGTTTCCAGGAGGAACAGCTGTCAG CTGTCACTGTCCTGCCGTGTCCAGCAGCTTCTCCTGGCCAGTTTTCCAGAGGTAGAGATCCCAACTGTGGAATGTGAGGAGGACGTGCTCAGCCTCACTGCTCTACTTCACACTCAACACCTCCctgagagtgaggaggaggagacaccTGAACCCTGTTCCAGATCTCAGTG GATTCGGCGGGGGGTGTGGTGGCCACACCGGGACATCCATGACGCAGTTGGTCTCCAGTTTCAGTGGGGAGGTTCCCACACTAACAGGACTCTGCTCGGGTGCCTTGGTGTGGAGATGAAGAATATT GTGTTCATTGGTACGAAGAAGCAGGCGGTGGCTGTGCCTGCTTTTGCATCCAGCCTG GGAATGCTCGAGCCCACCAAAGACTCTGTGTCAGCTGTCTGTTCTCCAGGACACACAGCGGTCACCACACAAGCACCTCCAGGGCCCCGGGACACACCAGACCCCTCAGCAGATTCACTACAG GAGGCGCTTCCTTCCAGCCAGCTGGACTGGAGCAGCCGTGGCCTTAGCAGCTCTCAGGACG GAGTTGACCGTGACCTGTATGAGTTGACCATCAGCAAACTGGAAACCAGCACTAACAGTAGCCACACGGAGGACGTTTTGAATCGCCTGATGTCCACAGCAGAGAAAACCAGCACTTCAGTCAG GAAACCTCAGCAGGATGAGGAGCTGAGTGCAGAGGCTGACAGGGTGATCTCTGCACTCCCTAACCTGTCTTTCATGCAGGCCAAGGCCCTCATGTTCCCGAGCATCCTCCTACCCAAACAATGCTGTTCCCCAGAATTACGGTGA